GGGCCGGGACATTGCAGCCCGGCCCTTCGCGTCAGCAGTCGTTAGGCGTCGAGATTGTCGAGCGCCTTCTGGAAACGGCCGGCGTGGCTCTTTTCAGCCTTCGCCAGAGTCTCGAACCAGTCGGCGATTTCGTCGAAGCCTTCTTCGCGCGCCGTGCGGGCCATGCCCGGATACATGTCGGTGTATTCGTGGGTTTCACCGGCGATGGCGGCCTTCAGGTTCTCGGAAGTGGAACCGATGGGCTCACCGGTGGCCGGGTCGCCGACCTCTTCCATGAATTCCAGATGGCCATGGGCGTGGCCGGTTTCGCCTTCCGCGGTGGAGCGGAACACGGCAGCCACATCATTGTAGCCTTCCACGTCGGCCTTCTGGGCGAAATAGAGGTAACGGCGGTTGGCCTGGCTTTCACCGGAGAAAGCGGCCTTCAGATTTTCGAGTGTCTTGGATTCGGCGAGAGACATTTAGGGGATCCTCCTGAAACGACGTGACTGGATACGCATCTGGGGGGATCGCTGGACAGCGCCTTCCCCTCCGCTAATCCGTCGGTGCCCATCCGGAAAATGCGGACGCACACCACGCGATTAACGTAATGAGGGGGCAAGGGCTGTCAAGACTGGAACGCATCTAAAGTGATGCAAAAGTCTTTGTTTTTGCAGGACTTTTTGAGACTGGTTCTCAATCACGACTGGCCGGATGCCGTGCCCCTGGGCGTGGTTTCCGGCAAGTGGCTGATCGCAAACGCTTTCTCTCAGCCAACTCAGCGCATGTGCAGGCCCGGAGACCGGAACCTGCCGTCAGGCCTTGTCGACCCGGACGATGACCTCGACACGTTCCAGCGCCGTGCCTTCCGGCACGTCCGGCAGGCCGGTCACGGAGATGCCGTGGCCGGGGATGTCCTCAA
The sequence above is drawn from the Pyruvatibacter mobilis genome and encodes:
- a CDS encoding rubrerythrin family protein is translated as MSLAESKTLENLKAAFSGESQANRRYLYFAQKADVEGYNDVAAVFRSTAEGETGHAHGHLEFMEEVGDPATGEPIGSTSENLKAAIAGETHEYTDMYPGMARTAREEGFDEIADWFETLAKAEKSHAGRFQKALDNLDA